A window of Sphingobacterium sp. lm-10 contains these coding sequences:
- a CDS encoding glycosyltransferase family 4 protein, which yields MKIAYCVLGTFNSGGMERVLANKANYLSKIGHEVTIITTDQQERVSYYSLNTAIKCVDLQLNYTDDLNKGLVTRLIAYTIKQKKHRTRLSQLLKKLCCNVVISLFDHDATILPQINDGSKKILEIHFSRYKRLQYNRKGFWKWVDAYRSYKDLSLVKKFSRFIVLTEEDKGYWGTVPHIHVIPNANSFVPKNLATGSNNRVIAVGRYDAQKNFSDLIEAWRLVANDCTDWSLTIYGHGPQKQQLQQLIDRLDLNNSVTLHPPVVDIEKAYTDSAILAMTSRYEGLPMALLEGQSCGLPLVSYACKCGPRDIIRNGFNGYLIDESNVAGMAAQLVKLIRDPALRIHLGKNAAQMAHNYAEDKIMNQWLSLFEDVLRVDKDELKYKSV from the coding sequence ATGAAAATCGCGTATTGCGTCCTAGGTACATTTAATTCAGGTGGCATGGAGCGGGTATTGGCAAATAAAGCCAATTACTTGTCAAAAATTGGTCATGAGGTAACTATTATCACAACTGATCAACAGGAGAGAGTATCCTACTACTCCCTAAACACTGCGATTAAATGCGTTGATCTGCAGCTTAATTATACGGATGATCTTAACAAGGGCTTGGTTACACGATTAATCGCTTATACAATAAAGCAAAAAAAACATCGTACACGGCTCAGTCAACTTCTAAAAAAATTATGTTGTAATGTTGTGATCTCGCTTTTTGACCATGATGCAACTATACTTCCACAAATAAACGATGGCAGTAAGAAGATCTTGGAAATTCATTTCTCTCGCTATAAAAGGCTACAATATAATAGAAAGGGGTTTTGGAAATGGGTGGATGCATATAGGAGCTATAAAGACCTGAGTCTGGTAAAAAAATTTAGTCGCTTCATCGTCTTAACGGAAGAAGATAAAGGCTATTGGGGTACCGTTCCTCACATACATGTTATTCCAAATGCAAATAGCTTTGTTCCAAAAAATCTCGCAACAGGGAGCAACAATCGAGTCATTGCAGTAGGTCGGTACGATGCCCAGAAAAATTTTTCAGACCTGATTGAAGCCTGGCGATTAGTGGCGAATGATTGTACGGACTGGTCTTTAACTATCTATGGCCATGGCCCCCAAAAGCAACAATTACAACAACTAATTGATCGCCTTGATCTCAATAACTCGGTAACGCTGCACCCTCCGGTGGTGGATATAGAGAAAGCATATACGGATAGTGCCATTTTAGCGATGACATCCCGGTATGAAGGTTTGCCCATGGCATTATTAGAGGGGCAGTCTTGTGGTCTTCCGTTAGTCTCGTATGCGTGTAAATGCGGGCCACGCGATATCATTCGAAACGGTTTTAATGGATATCTTATAGACGAAAGTAATGTCGCTGGAATGGCCGCCCAATTAGTGAAACTAATTCGCGACCCGGCGCTGCGAATTCATTTAGGAAAAAATGCCGCACAAATGGCGCATAACTATGCAGAAGACAAAATTATGAATCAATGGTTATCTTTATTCGAAGATGTACTACGCGTGGATAAAGACGAGTTAAAATATAAAAGCGTATAG
- a CDS encoding glycosyltransferase has product MRKTIVISAVNLVEAGTLTILKDCLSYLSTLAVDPAYRVVAIVHDKELAKFPDIEYIETRWPKKRWINRLWYEYVSLNSISKQIGSIDLWFSLHDTSPNVIAKRQAVYCHNTYAFYKRKMHDWLFSPKIAAISASTKYIYRTNIHRNSFLVVQQVWFRKAMSDMFGFDEKRIIVAPPEREKHIPITNQDNTSDALYKFIYAASPNSHKNFEVLCEAAEILERRSVQNFQIRITVKGTENAYAKWLFKKWGHLKTLDFGGFVDRKHLFDIYAGSNCMIFPSKVESWGLPISEFALWEKPMLLADLPYTRETAAGNKAVSFFDPSDAKELAIQMEKLISGDGSFLTSVPQNPIAEPVAHSWSELFKTLLHG; this is encoded by the coding sequence ATGAGAAAAACCATTGTCATTTCGGCGGTAAATTTAGTGGAAGCAGGTACCTTGACCATTTTAAAAGACTGTCTATCCTATCTTTCAACACTAGCTGTCGATCCAGCATATAGAGTAGTGGCCATCGTGCATGATAAAGAATTAGCCAAGTTTCCAGATATAGAATATATAGAGACGCGCTGGCCGAAGAAACGATGGATAAACCGTTTGTGGTATGAGTATGTAAGTCTAAATTCGATCTCGAAGCAGATTGGAAGCATAGACCTATGGTTCTCCTTACACGATACCAGCCCTAATGTAATAGCCAAACGTCAGGCTGTCTATTGTCACAATACCTATGCTTTTTATAAACGAAAAATGCATGACTGGTTATTCTCACCAAAAATTGCAGCAATATCCGCTTCTACTAAATATATTTATCGCACCAATATCCATCGAAATAGTTTTCTGGTGGTGCAGCAAGTCTGGTTTAGAAAAGCCATGTCAGACATGTTTGGTTTCGATGAAAAACGTATCATAGTGGCTCCGCCAGAACGCGAAAAACATATTCCGATAACAAACCAAGATAATACATCGGATGCGCTTTACAAATTTATATACGCAGCATCTCCTAATAGTCATAAAAACTTTGAAGTGCTTTGCGAAGCGGCAGAAATTTTAGAACGTCGTAGCGTTCAGAATTTTCAGATTCGTATTACTGTTAAGGGAACTGAAAATGCCTACGCCAAATGGTTATTCAAAAAGTGGGGACACCTAAAAACCTTGGATTTTGGCGGTTTTGTGGATAGAAAACACCTTTTTGATATTTATGCAGGTAGCAATTGTATGATCTTTCCTTCCAAAGTGGAAAGTTGGGGGTTGCCTATATCCGAATTTGCGCTATGGGAAAAACCGATGCTTCTAGCGGATCTTCCCTACACACGTGAAACGGCTGCAGGAAACAAAGCTGTCTCTTTTTTCGATCCCAGCGACGCAAAAGAACTGGCTATACAGATGGAAAAATTAATTAGTGGCGACGGATCTTTTCTAACATCTGTACCACAAAACCCCATAGCAGAACCCGTTGCACATAGCTGGAGCGAATTATTTAAAACGTTATTACATGGATAA
- a CDS encoding glycosyltransferase, translating to MDKDSLQDFRVLQIGKFYPIRGGVEKVMYDLTLGLSKRKIKCDMLCASTENYENGDIQLNEYARVIVVPTQIKIASTMLAPAMLSKLRKIKNQYDVIHIHHPDPMASLALFISGYRGKVVLHWHSDIVKQKKLLMLYKPLQDWLIKRADIIVGTTPTYVQESPFLQKVQHKVTYIPIGVEPLQPNKLLTSSIQKKYEGKKVVFALGRLVEYKGYHHLIEAIKLLDENYHLIIGGKGPLKGELLALISKLELNKRVDLINYIPDEEVPSYYDLCNVFCLSSTQKTEAFAIVQIEAMSLGKPIVSTHIEGSGVSWVNADQISGFVVKKENPIALAEGIRLLVEDEETYHRLSTGARERYETLFTDQCMIDKTLNVYKSIGLQ from the coding sequence ATGGATAAAGACAGCCTTCAGGATTTTAGAGTTTTGCAGATAGGAAAATTCTATCCTATTCGCGGCGGTGTAGAAAAAGTAATGTATGATCTCACGCTTGGTTTATCCAAACGAAAGATCAAATGTGATATGCTTTGTGCAAGTACAGAAAATTACGAAAACGGAGATATACAGCTTAATGAATATGCTCGTGTCATTGTGGTGCCTACACAGATAAAGATCGCATCCACGATGTTAGCTCCGGCTATGCTTTCCAAGCTTCGCAAGATCAAAAACCAGTACGATGTTATCCATATTCACCATCCAGACCCGATGGCCAGCCTGGCTTTGTTTATATCTGGATATCGGGGTAAAGTAGTGTTGCATTGGCACAGTGACATTGTGAAACAGAAAAAACTGCTTATGCTGTACAAGCCATTGCAAGACTGGCTTATCAAACGCGCAGATATCATAGTAGGTACAACGCCGACTTACGTACAGGAATCGCCTTTTTTACAGAAAGTGCAACATAAGGTTACCTATATCCCGATCGGCGTGGAGCCGCTGCAACCCAATAAGTTATTAACTAGTTCGATACAGAAAAAATATGAAGGCAAGAAGGTGGTGTTTGCCTTAGGTCGTCTAGTCGAATACAAAGGTTATCATCATTTGATAGAAGCTATAAAATTACTGGATGAAAATTATCATCTCATAATTGGTGGCAAAGGTCCTTTAAAGGGTGAATTATTAGCATTAATTTCGAAACTGGAACTTAATAAGCGCGTTGACCTGATAAATTATATCCCCGACGAGGAGGTGCCATCCTATTACGATTTGTGTAATGTATTTTGTTTAAGTTCTACTCAAAAAACAGAAGCCTTTGCGATAGTACAGATTGAAGCCATGTCTTTGGGAAAACCAATCGTATCCACTCATATCGAGGGTTCCGGAGTAAGCTGGGTAAATGCAGATCAAATTTCCGGTTTTGTAGTAAAAAAAGAAAACCCTATAGCACTGGCGGAAGGCATTCGACTTTTGGTGGAAGATGAAGAGACTTATCACCGCCTGAGTACTGGTGCGCGGGAGCGCTACGAAACATTATTTACCGATCAGTGCATGATCGACAAAACATTGAACGTTTACAAAAGCATTGGATTACAGTAA
- a CDS encoding S24/S26 family peptidase — protein MAPSSSKTFENSLFFQQVYEYICDGKEVAFSLRGSSMSPFLKEGDLITVKPLTGVSLKIGHIVLAYFKNGYILHRIIRLDQDYVYIAGDANLVQIEKIERKSVIGLLCEASRHKNNIPLYTLRMLCYAKLWYYMRPFRRVWAKLFKRKIHP, from the coding sequence ATGGCGCCATCATCATCAAAAACCTTTGAAAACAGTTTATTTTTCCAGCAAGTTTATGAGTATATCTGTGATGGAAAAGAAGTGGCCTTTTCTTTGCGCGGATCCAGTATGAGCCCATTCCTGAAGGAAGGGGACCTCATTACAGTGAAACCACTTACAGGAGTTAGCTTAAAGATAGGACATATTGTTTTGGCATACTTCAAAAATGGTTATATTCTTCATCGCATCATACGTCTAGACCAAGACTATGTTTATATTGCCGGTGATGCAAATTTAGTACAAATCGAGAAAATTGAAAGAAAATCAGTGATAGGACTTCTCTGCGAAGCGAGTCGACATAAAAACAACATACCGCTATATACGCTTCGCATGTTATGCTATGCAAAACTTTGGTATTATATGCGACCTTTCAGAAGGGTATGGGCCAAATTATTTAAACGTAAAATACACCCATGA
- a CDS encoding PqqD family protein has translation MKLRNELTLRQIGKDYIIVEPGQDKVDLSIVYTLNETAAWLWKELYGHEFSKEDMVVKLLGEYEVSEEHARRDVDKLLEIFVSQKLLDENDN, from the coding sequence ATGAAACTAAGAAACGAACTAACATTAAGGCAAATAGGCAAAGATTATATTATTGTAGAGCCTGGGCAGGACAAAGTCGACCTCTCAATAGTATATACATTGAACGAAACGGCTGCCTGGTTGTGGAAGGAACTATATGGGCATGAATTTTCCAAGGAAGATATGGTGGTGAAGCTATTGGGGGAATATGAAGTTTCAGAAGAGCACGCCAGAAGAGATGTCGATAAGTTATTAGAGATTTTTGTATCACAAAAATTGCTGGACGAAAACGATAATTAA
- a CDS encoding nucleotidyltransferase family protein — translation MKARYVFLTLLRSGLWNQPVTDFEGFPLSAEQWKELFNVALSHTVEGLLYQGVVTLPDHLLPPRSLILSWTVRIEQIEQRNRWMDKQVNKHVDFFSAHNLYPYLLKGQGVARCYEKPNVRLPGDIDWFFQNKKDYKLAREVLTEEGVAIASVPGFSTYAIWNDVEVELHRRMIDIHNPFKTKYIGQLYQSEADFAQSIHYEGYSWSLPSPLLMHVSVSIHILKHLLAYGIGLRQLCDAARVCYTHSRDLSPAKLVAVYQSFGVLKFIHVLHGVLVEYLGLPEDRLPFPRIKHPFVDTMMQDIWTAGNFGFSADSNEEKNGSRHMTNPRIWKNLLRYLPLARMEAISFPVVQFYSRFSN, via the coding sequence GTGAAAGCACGCTACGTATTTCTTACGTTATTACGCTCTGGACTTTGGAATCAGCCTGTTACTGATTTTGAAGGTTTTCCACTATCTGCGGAACAGTGGAAAGAGCTATTTAATGTGGCCTTAAGTCATACTGTAGAAGGGCTTTTGTATCAAGGTGTTGTAACTCTACCCGATCATCTGTTGCCTCCTCGTTCTTTGATTTTGTCATGGACAGTACGTATAGAACAAATTGAACAACGAAACCGTTGGATGGATAAACAAGTGAACAAGCACGTCGATTTTTTTTCTGCTCACAATCTATATCCTTACCTCTTAAAAGGGCAGGGAGTAGCACGTTGTTACGAAAAACCAAACGTGCGCCTACCAGGAGATATTGATTGGTTTTTCCAGAATAAAAAAGATTATAAACTAGCCAGGGAGGTATTAACTGAGGAAGGTGTCGCGATAGCTTCTGTTCCTGGCTTTAGCACATACGCAATCTGGAATGACGTGGAAGTGGAGCTACATCGCCGGATGATTGACATACATAATCCGTTTAAAACAAAATATATTGGACAACTTTATCAGTCTGAAGCAGATTTTGCTCAATCTATTCATTATGAGGGCTATTCTTGGTCTTTGCCTTCTCCTCTTTTAATGCATGTGTCGGTATCCATACATATACTGAAACATCTACTGGCATATGGTATTGGATTACGTCAATTATGTGATGCCGCACGCGTCTGCTATACCCATTCGAGGGATTTAAGCCCCGCAAAATTAGTCGCGGTTTATCAGAGTTTTGGTGTGTTGAAATTTATTCATGTTTTGCACGGTGTTCTAGTAGAATACTTAGGTCTTCCAGAAGACAGACTTCCTTTTCCTCGTATCAAACACCCCTTTGTAGATACGATGATGCAAGATATTTGGACCGCTGGAAATTTTGGGTTTTCGGCTGATTCCAATGAAGAAAAAAATGGAAGTCGACACATGACTAATCCCCGCATTTGGAAGAATCTGTTAAGGTATTTACCGCTTGCCCGCATGGAGGCTATTTCGTTTCCAGTAGTACAATTTTACTCACGATTTAGCAACTGA
- a CDS encoding ABC transporter ATP-binding protein produces the protein MTYSYQQHISWIWAFTQRYRTRLSIYFILELSGIVFSLLFVYWSKVAIDRATGHVDKEIAPILILIVSAVLAGIIVRSISSWIDENTRLRMSIQLQNQITKEQMRSSWSSLKKRQTGDLMVRLQEDNREVVQMIGSSGLSFIITLLKLLTSLFFLWSMDPVLAAMIVFITPLFFFSKLYFKKIRALNQQAKAADSMVGNIIQENLRFRMVIRALGLLFYRDEKLRVEQGRLLQLKMRQINFSILSNTIVRLTMNAGYLIAFIWGVYRLHQQEISFGTMTAFLQLVGRIQTPILSAAAFVPAFVRFRVSLDRILELFEGNKEVEVAPIKFSTIQRITFENVSFKYEEANVIDNLSLEVAAGKPLAILGSSGRGKTTLMRLLLSLCSPDNGKIFLQSGFDPAQVLEGKHRSNFAFVPQGNSLFTGTIKENIVGELSVSSLQINDALELACASFVHDLPQGIHTFIGESGYGLSEGQAQRIAIARAVIRDVPVWLFDEPTSALDEETSARLIAQLLYEGKNKILIFVTHDLKLAECCDTTVYLH, from the coding sequence ATGACCTATTCATATCAACAACATATAAGCTGGATCTGGGCCTTCACTCAAAGGTATCGCACACGGTTGTCGATATATTTTATATTAGAACTATCAGGGATTGTCTTTTCTCTTCTTTTTGTTTACTGGTCAAAAGTTGCTATAGATCGCGCAACTGGACATGTTGACAAAGAGATAGCTCCTATATTAATTTTAATTGTTTCGGCTGTATTGGCCGGAATAATCGTTCGATCGATAAGTAGTTGGATAGATGAAAACACGCGTTTGCGAATGAGTATTCAACTTCAAAATCAAATTACCAAAGAACAGATGCGTTCGAGCTGGAGTTCGCTCAAAAAAAGGCAAACTGGTGATCTGATGGTTCGTTTGCAGGAAGATAATCGAGAGGTTGTACAGATGATCGGCTCATCCGGTTTATCATTTATCATCACCTTACTAAAGCTCCTTACCTCCCTGTTTTTTTTATGGAGTATGGATCCTGTATTAGCGGCTATGATAGTATTCATTACACCTCTTTTCTTCTTTTCTAAACTCTACTTTAAAAAGATCAGAGCATTGAACCAGCAAGCGAAGGCGGCCGACAGTATGGTTGGAAATATTATACAGGAAAACCTCCGCTTTCGCATGGTTATCCGAGCACTTGGCTTGCTCTTTTATAGAGATGAGAAACTTAGAGTTGAGCAAGGGCGCCTACTTCAACTAAAAATGCGTCAAATCAATTTCAGCATATTAAGCAATACGATCGTTCGGCTCACGATGAATGCCGGATATTTGATCGCATTCATTTGGGGAGTATACCGCTTGCATCAGCAGGAGATCTCCTTTGGTACTATGACGGCTTTTCTGCAATTAGTCGGGCGTATACAGACTCCTATTTTGTCCGCCGCTGCTTTTGTACCGGCATTCGTACGATTTAGAGTATCTCTCGATCGTATTTTAGAACTCTTTGAAGGAAATAAGGAAGTTGAAGTCGCTCCTATCAAATTTTCAACTATTCAAAGAATAACTTTTGAAAATGTTTCTTTTAAGTACGAAGAGGCAAACGTTATTGATAATCTGTCTCTAGAGGTGGCTGCCGGAAAACCTTTAGCTATATTAGGAAGTAGCGGTAGAGGTAAAACCACCCTAATGCGTCTGTTACTTTCTTTGTGTAGCCCGGATAACGGTAAAATTTTCTTACAAAGCGGATTTGATCCCGCACAAGTTTTAGAGGGTAAGCACCGCAGTAATTTTGCCTTCGTCCCTCAAGGAAATTCCTTATTCACTGGCACTATAAAAGAAAATATAGTTGGCGAACTTTCAGTATCTTCATTACAGATAAATGATGCCTTAGAACTGGCTTGTGCAAGTTTTGTTCATGATTTACCACAAGGAATTCATACCTTCATAGGAGAATCTGGCTATGGCCTGTCCGAAGGACAGGCACAACGCATTGCTATAGCGAGAGCGGTTATACGTGATGTACCTGTATGGCTTTTTGATGAACCTACCTCTGCTTTAGATGAAGAAACATCAGCCCGTTTAATTGCTCAATTATTATATGAAGGAAAAAATAAAATCTTGATATTTGTAACGCATGATTTGAAATTAGCAGAATGTTGTGATACAACGGTTTATTTGCATTAA
- a CDS encoding polysaccharide biosynthesis/export family protein, which produces MKKYLVFTALISLLSLHSCIVSKKVVYVKDMQEGVAYPTIAAPPIRIQKNDRLSITVSAKNPELAAPFNLDIGNYGIDADGSQSIRAGQSNNTFLVDAEGKIDYPIIGTISIEGLTIDGVRDLIWENLVNKKLIAEPIVKVELINVKITMMGEVSNIGILDIPDTRITLLDALARSGGLTANAVPNKVSVIREENGVRKIYMNDIESTNLFNAPTFYLQQNDIVYAHPKGPVPSAREDNTLRYLGLATGFIGMIISILILIR; this is translated from the coding sequence ATGAAAAAATACCTTGTTTTTACTGCCTTAATTTCTTTGCTTTCTTTACATTCTTGTATTGTTTCCAAGAAGGTAGTATATGTGAAAGACATGCAGGAAGGTGTGGCTTATCCAACTATAGCTGCACCTCCAATCCGTATTCAAAAGAATGATCGATTGAGCATTACAGTAAGTGCTAAAAATCCCGAATTGGCGGCTCCATTCAATTTGGATATTGGTAACTATGGAATAGACGCAGATGGGAGCCAAAGCATACGTGCTGGCCAATCCAATAATACATTCTTGGTAGATGCTGAAGGAAAAATTGACTATCCCATTATCGGCACAATAAGTATAGAAGGTTTAACGATTGATGGTGTGCGTGACTTGATATGGGAGAATTTGGTTAATAAAAAATTAATCGCAGAGCCGATAGTCAAAGTCGAATTGATCAATGTAAAAATTACCATGATGGGAGAAGTTTCTAACATAGGAATACTAGATATTCCCGATACGCGCATTACTCTGTTAGACGCATTGGCTCGCTCAGGTGGTTTGACTGCTAATGCTGTACCGAATAAAGTGAGCGTGATCCGAGAAGAAAATGGTGTCCGGAAAATTTATATGAACGACATTGAATCAACCAATTTATTCAATGCACCCACATTTTACTTACAACAAAATGACATCGTATATGCCCATCCAAAGGGACCCGTTCCATCAGCTAGAGAAGACAATACCTTAAGATACTTAGGTTTAGCCACTGGTTTTATTGGTATGATTATATCCATTTTGATTTTAATTCGATAG
- a CDS encoding polysaccharide biosynthesis tyrosine autokinase: protein MLRDNNIQGSEDKSINVIDLLKYLFIHWKWFLLSVLFFGGYYYYQYSKTPFVYSKSAILMIKTPQNSNVTARITRSSMFNTVSVASEMLQLKSKELMRHTINEIQGDISYSKTEGLRNIELYKDSPIRVTFSKADPEAHKSLTIVPKDSNHVDLQLLEKDKIIHSQSITLNEETATPIGKLTITPSKLYKPAIFGEEIIVTKVPRETMVSYFLSRLKISQIEEDAGLLQISLEDHSPKRATDLLITLIEVYNEQTIEEKNRVAVNTADFIRERIAIIERDLGTVETDLERIKIENQGMDVNQAAGMYIAESREYLSASRELETQLSLAEMMQDYIQDAGRSESLIPSNMGLVDLNVDRYVNDYNSALLRRNRLLEGNNSNNPVVQELDQYLIYNRQNIERAVNNAISGLRVRVQNAQRDMSLAQRGAVSMPAKQRLVLGIERNQKVKEELYVLLLNKREENALNQAMADDNIRVIDPASGSDFPISPHKIRKLAIGIGIGLAVPTAILLMILFLNTSVRDRKDLEKVLTAPFLGEIPFSKNSKKNVHVIVREQATDPVTETFRILRTNIDFMSNGKSKQVITLTSLSEGVGKTFCAVNLAASLAFLKKKVLLLDLDLRKGTLSDKITIPKTKGVSHYLADKNVTLQDILYKNEIAGTVDIIPIGVIAPNPVELLLSDRLDSLIAELKELYDYIIVDNVPVGVVADSSIINRISELTIFVIRAGKMDRRQLPEIENIYQQGTLNNVGIVLNGIRKGRAGYGYGYGYGYGYGYGYGKKK from the coding sequence ATGTTAAGAGATAACAACATTCAAGGTTCTGAAGATAAATCGATCAATGTTATTGACTTATTAAAATATCTATTTATTCATTGGAAGTGGTTTCTACTTTCTGTGCTGTTTTTTGGTGGTTATTACTACTATCAGTATAGCAAGACGCCTTTTGTCTATAGCAAGTCAGCTATATTGATGATCAAGACGCCACAAAATAGTAATGTCACAGCGAGAATTACGCGAAGTTCTATGTTTAATACCGTCAGTGTTGCGAGTGAAATGCTGCAGTTGAAATCAAAAGAATTAATGCGTCATACGATTAACGAAATTCAGGGAGACATCAGCTATTCTAAAACGGAGGGCTTAAGAAATATTGAGTTATATAAAGATTCTCCAATTAGAGTAACCTTCTCCAAGGCAGATCCTGAAGCGCATAAATCTTTAACAATTGTACCCAAAGATTCTAATCACGTAGATTTACAATTGTTGGAAAAAGATAAGATTATTCATAGCCAAAGTATTACTTTAAATGAAGAAACTGCTACTCCTATAGGTAAATTGACCATTACGCCAAGCAAACTATACAAACCAGCTATATTTGGAGAGGAAATTATTGTTACAAAGGTTCCTAGAGAAACCATGGTTTCTTACTTTTTATCTCGCCTGAAAATATCGCAAATTGAAGAAGATGCGGGACTATTACAGATTAGCCTAGAAGATCACTCACCAAAGCGAGCTACAGATTTACTGATAACATTAATCGAGGTATATAATGAGCAGACTATAGAAGAAAAGAATAGGGTAGCGGTAAATACGGCAGATTTTATTCGTGAGCGTATTGCCATAATTGAACGCGACTTAGGAACCGTAGAGACAGATTTGGAGCGTATCAAGATTGAGAACCAAGGTATGGATGTCAATCAGGCCGCTGGCATGTACATCGCTGAAAGTAGAGAATACCTTTCTGCAAGCCGCGAACTAGAAACACAATTGAGTCTTGCAGAGATGATGCAGGATTACATTCAAGATGCAGGTAGATCTGAGAGTTTAATCCCAAGTAATATGGGCTTAGTAGATCTCAATGTAGATCGGTATGTGAATGATTATAATAGTGCTTTGCTGCGTAGAAATCGTTTATTAGAGGGTAATAATTCTAACAACCCTGTAGTACAAGAGCTCGATCAATACCTCATCTACAATAGACAGAATATTGAACGTGCCGTAAACAATGCTATCTCTGGCTTACGTGTGAGGGTTCAAAATGCGCAGCGAGATATGAGTCTTGCACAACGAGGAGCTGTATCTATGCCCGCAAAACAACGCCTGGTCTTAGGTATTGAGCGCAATCAGAAAGTAAAAGAAGAGCTTTATGTCTTATTGCTCAACAAACGGGAAGAAAATGCGTTGAATCAAGCTATGGCAGATGATAATATCCGTGTTATAGATCCTGCTTCAGGTAGTGATTTTCCAATATCGCCGCACAAGATTCGTAAACTGGCTATTGGTATTGGAATAGGTTTAGCGGTACCAACCGCGATATTGTTGATGATACTATTTCTAAACACATCCGTTCGTGATCGCAAAGATTTGGAAAAAGTATTGACCGCACCTTTTCTTGGAGAAATTCCTTTCTCGAAAAACAGTAAGAAGAATGTCCATGTTATCGTTCGAGAGCAAGCTACCGATCCAGTGACCGAGACTTTCCGGATTCTACGTACTAATATTGACTTCATGTCTAACGGTAAAAGCAAACAGGTAATCACCTTGACTTCGCTTTCCGAAGGTGTTGGTAAAACTTTTTGTGCAGTTAACCTAGCTGCCAGTTTAGCTTTTTTAAAGAAAAAGGTACTGCTATTAGATTTAGACCTTCGAAAAGGTACGCTGAGTGATAAAATTACCATTCCGAAAACCAAAGGGGTAAGCCACTATCTTGCGGATAAAAACGTTACGCTACAAGATATCTTATATAAAAATGAAATTGCTGGTACAGTCGATATTATTCCTATTGGAGTGATTGCTCCTAATCCGGTAGAACTTCTCTTGAGCGATCGCTTAGATAGCTTAATAGCTGAATTAAAGGAGTTATATGACTATATTATTGTAGATAACGTTCCAGTGGGCGTTGTGGCCGATTCATCTATTATAAATAGAATTTCAGAATTGACCATATTCGTAATTCGCGCTGGTAAAATGGATAGAAGACAGCTTCCTGAGATCGAAAATATCTATCAACAAGGCACCTTAAATAATGTAGGTATTGTCCTAAATGGTATTCGCAAAGGACGTGCAGGTTATGGGTATGGATACGGGTATGGATATGGTTACGGCTACGGGTATGGAAAAAAGAAATAA
- the apaG gene encoding Co2+/Mg2+ efflux protein ApaG produces MISQITSDVRISVESIYQPEYSNPDNLHFMFAYRITIENQSIDTIQLVRRHWEIFDTIGDHKQVDGEGVVGEQPILEPGQVHQYASGCNLRSDMGYMEGFYEMQRLSSGELLEVAIPRFNLIANFRMN; encoded by the coding sequence ATGATCAGTCAAATTACTTCCGATGTGAGAATTTCTGTGGAGTCAATTTATCAACCGGAATATTCTAATCCAGATAATCTTCACTTTATGTTTGCTTATCGCATCACCATAGAAAATCAAAGTATAGATACGATACAGCTGGTGAGACGTCACTGGGAAATATTCGATACGATAGGAGATCACAAACAGGTTGATGGAGAAGGAGTAGTAGGAGAACAACCTATTCTTGAGCCTGGACAAGTACATCAATACGCTTCTGGCTGCAATCTTCGAAGCGATATGGGATATATGGAAGGTTTCTATGAAATGCAACGCCTATCAAGTGGCGAATTATTGGAAGTTGCTATTCCTAGATTCAATCTAATTGCTAATTTCCGAATGAACTAA